A genomic segment from Anticarsia gemmatalis isolate Benzon Research Colony breed Stoneville strain chromosome 12, ilAntGemm2 primary, whole genome shotgun sequence encodes:
- the LOC142977288 gene encoding uncharacterized protein LOC142977288 isoform X4, producing MPFEKDENLMIAVIDTSEESEFSVNSPEVIRKSSIPETFNTSWDPSFHTIHDNKQKELIKTPPFVSIMVADDPSPELGSTTHSSTQTDIYLSLPVECSYADVSLSFSKDFNLQDSTSNDNSEQSLGSKRYRRDSSDAEHKQERPWKKTKCTESCSSSTSDLTESKHRLEQSSSQLSSNSEVSFKSINSNQSYKIRKRRLKSDSNLFKDALQRSRRITNFNKRNHSDNLSLTPGTPRKEKNYRRNNKSKPWRIVDLCAWIGRKILLQGYQSITGLYTDIIREPLVTKQNNETSDELKELKKFLAEVDKKQARLAEENESLKEAMKMMMNKMEQLEGKLRNQDFLAVRPTACPPPPPPPPPPPPPPPPPPPPPASKLPVRAHTIPRCGSAPPRIAGPRLAITPQDIANVKLRKTRDNPVRSKPAAKDSQQPLVTQQMLQSTRAKLGRARPVASSTPKQQLTELEKCLLQETTVTSLYRRRVARNTFRSAEELRPRPYPAARCSRSPHSPRANSLPRVRPMSPLKFPNGTTPNHNKVTTK from the exons ATGCCGTTTGAAAAGGATGAAAATTTAATGATTGCTGTGATTGACACGTCCGAGGAAAGTGAATTTTCTGTAAATTCTCCTGAAGTAATTAGGAAAAGCTCTATACCGGAGACGTTTAATACATCATGGGATCCTAGTTTCCACACAATTCATGATAATAAACAAAAGGAATTGATCAAGACGCCACCTTTTGTGAGCATAATGGTTGCTGACGACCCTAGTCCCGAACTTGGGAGCACAACACACAGTTCTACTCAAACGGATATCTATTTGAGTCTGCCTGTTGAATGCAGTTACGCTGACGTGAGTCTTTCCTTTAGCAAAGACTTTAATCTGCAAGACTCAACTTCAAATGACAATTCCGAGCAATCTTTGGGAAGTAAACGCTATAGACGAGATTCCAGTGATGCGGAACATAAACAAGAACGGCCCTGGAAAAAGACGAAATGTACCGAGTCGTGCTCATCTAGCACATCTGATTTGACAGAATCTAAACATAGATTAGAACAGTCTTCTTCTCAACTATCGAGCAATTCAGAGGTGTCGTTTAAGTCTATTAACAGCAATCAGTCTTACAAAATTCGGAAAAGACGATTGAAGTCTGACTCAAACTTATTCAAGGATGCTCTTCAACGGTCACGAAGAATTACGAATTTCAACAAACGAAATCATTCAGATAACCTTTCTCTTACACCAG GAACACCTCGGAAGGAGAAGAATTACCGGCGGAATAACAAGTCTAAACCATGGAGGATTGTCGACCTGTGTGCATGGATTGGCAGAAAG attCTTCTTCAGGGCTACCAATCCATCACTGGCCTTTACACCGACATCATTCGAGAGCCGTTAGTGACGAAACAGAACAATGAAACTTCTGATGAACTGAAAGAACTAAAAAAGTTTTTAGCCGAGGTGGATAAGAAGCAGGCGCGGCTGGCAGAGGAAAACGAGAGCTTGAAAGAAGCCATGAAGATGATGATGAACAAAATGGAACAACTCGAGGGTAAGCTCAG GAACCAAGACTTCCTGGCAGTTAGACCTACTGCCTGTCCACCGCCGCCACCTCCCCCaccgccgccgcccccgccgcctccaccccctccccctccccctgCGTCCAAGCTACCAGTTCGAGCACACACTATACCGCGATGTGGCTCCGCGCCGCCCCGGATAGCTGGACCAAGACTCGCTATCACTCCGCAAGATATTGCCAATGTCAAGTTGAGAAAAACTAGA GACAATCCGGTGCGGTCAAAGCCTGCGGCCAAGGACAGTCAACAGCCCCTCGTGACACAACAGATGCTTCAGTCCACTCGTGCCAAGTTGGGACGAGCGCGGCCTGTCGCTTCATCAACTCCCAAACAACAACTCACTGAACTGGAGAA GTGCCTTTTACAAGAAACGACAGTAACGTCCCTGTACAGACGGCGAGTAGCACGAAATACCTTCCGCAGTGCAGAAGAGCTGCGACCACGGCCATATCCCGCAGCTAGGTGTTCCCGATCACCACATTCTCCTCGAGCTAATTCCCTTCCACGAGTTAGACCAATGTCACCGCTCAAGTTCCCAAACGGAACAACGCCTAATCACAATAAAGTAACAACAAAATGA
- the LOC142977288 gene encoding uncharacterized protein LOC142977288 isoform X1, translating into MPFEKDENLMIAVIDTSEESEFSVNSPEVIRKSSIPETFNTSWDPSFHTIHDNKQKELIKTPPFVSIMVADDPSPELGSTTHSSTQTDIYLSLPVECSYADVSLSFSKDFNLQDSTSNDNSEQSLGSKRYRRDSSDAEHKQERPWKKTKCTESCSSSTSDLTESKHRLEQSSSQLSSNSEVSFKSINSNQSYKIRKRRLKSDSNLFKDALQRSRRITNFNKRNHSDNLSLTPAGTPRKEKNYRRNNKSKPWRIVDLCAWIGRKVILLQGYQSITGLYTDIIREPLVTKQNNETSDELKELKKFLAEVDKKQARLAEENESLKEAMKMMMNKMEQLEGKLRNQDFLAVRPTACPPPPPPPPPPPPPPPPPPPPPASKLPVRAHTIPRCGSAPPRIAGPRLAITPQDIANVKLRKTRDNPVRSKPAAKDSQQPLVTQQMLQSTRAKLGRARPVASSTPKQQLTELEKCLLQETTVTSLYRRRVARNTFRSAEELRPRPYPAARCSRSPHSPRANSLPRVRPMSPLKFPNGTTPNHNKVTTK; encoded by the exons ATGCCGTTTGAAAAGGATGAAAATTTAATGATTGCTGTGATTGACACGTCCGAGGAAAGTGAATTTTCTGTAAATTCTCCTGAAGTAATTAGGAAAAGCTCTATACCGGAGACGTTTAATACATCATGGGATCCTAGTTTCCACACAATTCATGATAATAAACAAAAGGAATTGATCAAGACGCCACCTTTTGTGAGCATAATGGTTGCTGACGACCCTAGTCCCGAACTTGGGAGCACAACACACAGTTCTACTCAAACGGATATCTATTTGAGTCTGCCTGTTGAATGCAGTTACGCTGACGTGAGTCTTTCCTTTAGCAAAGACTTTAATCTGCAAGACTCAACTTCAAATGACAATTCCGAGCAATCTTTGGGAAGTAAACGCTATAGACGAGATTCCAGTGATGCGGAACATAAACAAGAACGGCCCTGGAAAAAGACGAAATGTACCGAGTCGTGCTCATCTAGCACATCTGATTTGACAGAATCTAAACATAGATTAGAACAGTCTTCTTCTCAACTATCGAGCAATTCAGAGGTGTCGTTTAAGTCTATTAACAGCAATCAGTCTTACAAAATTCGGAAAAGACGATTGAAGTCTGACTCAAACTTATTCAAGGATGCTCTTCAACGGTCACGAAGAATTACGAATTTCAACAAACGAAATCATTCAGATAACCTTTCTCTTACACCAG CAGGAACACCTCGGAAGGAGAAGAATTACCGGCGGAATAACAAGTCTAAACCATGGAGGATTGTCGACCTGTGTGCATGGATTGGCAGAAAGGTA attCTTCTTCAGGGCTACCAATCCATCACTGGCCTTTACACCGACATCATTCGAGAGCCGTTAGTGACGAAACAGAACAATGAAACTTCTGATGAACTGAAAGAACTAAAAAAGTTTTTAGCCGAGGTGGATAAGAAGCAGGCGCGGCTGGCAGAGGAAAACGAGAGCTTGAAAGAAGCCATGAAGATGATGATGAACAAAATGGAACAACTCGAGGGTAAGCTCAG GAACCAAGACTTCCTGGCAGTTAGACCTACTGCCTGTCCACCGCCGCCACCTCCCCCaccgccgccgcccccgccgcctccaccccctccccctccccctgCGTCCAAGCTACCAGTTCGAGCACACACTATACCGCGATGTGGCTCCGCGCCGCCCCGGATAGCTGGACCAAGACTCGCTATCACTCCGCAAGATATTGCCAATGTCAAGTTGAGAAAAACTAGA GACAATCCGGTGCGGTCAAAGCCTGCGGCCAAGGACAGTCAACAGCCCCTCGTGACACAACAGATGCTTCAGTCCACTCGTGCCAAGTTGGGACGAGCGCGGCCTGTCGCTTCATCAACTCCCAAACAACAACTCACTGAACTGGAGAA GTGCCTTTTACAAGAAACGACAGTAACGTCCCTGTACAGACGGCGAGTAGCACGAAATACCTTCCGCAGTGCAGAAGAGCTGCGACCACGGCCATATCCCGCAGCTAGGTGTTCCCGATCACCACATTCTCCTCGAGCTAATTCCCTTCCACGAGTTAGACCAATGTCACCGCTCAAGTTCCCAAACGGAACAACGCCTAATCACAATAAAGTAACAACAAAATGA